Proteins encoded in a region of the Cytobacillus pseudoceanisediminis genome:
- a CDS encoding processed acidic surface protein: protein MKRLSIIIASILLLSLFPAVSLAAPSEDEVAEFVKETNWSEEGLIDHLEYFWDMNIEDFDTLEEMIEYLGEPITEENLQQLLAEYVFENEEELVALLAENGEMETTDDVRDVFRYIDALDSTVSFLTYTGTEINEETLKQLLNDYGLTKEELISLLEENDDSLENYEYIEDLDIMVSIYLGGDELPGEDEMNQILADIDLTDEELEALFAHFMTLDFENPDLLDKMMDLESRLMAFGEFDSAGDLTEAEIAELISIMQEMMDLFQLDAEFYLVKDGEKTHLTTAEMVALEETKGHDLLIELYNTQGQFLADMIITAEMFSSELIEDTVTDLNQAETVIKKQGPAKVKPVSKHPKTVKGGKLPNTAGNYIEGVLAGIGLILIGMAILHRRKVRAA from the coding sequence TTGAAAAGACTAAGTATAATTATTGCGTCCATCTTATTGTTAAGTTTGTTTCCGGCTGTCAGCCTTGCAGCACCAAGTGAAGATGAAGTGGCTGAATTCGTTAAGGAAACAAATTGGTCTGAAGAAGGATTAATTGACCACCTGGAATATTTTTGGGATATGAATATCGAAGATTTCGATACGTTGGAGGAAATGATCGAATATCTGGGTGAGCCTATTACGGAAGAAAATCTCCAGCAGCTCTTAGCTGAATATGTTTTTGAAAATGAGGAAGAGTTAGTGGCACTGCTTGCGGAGAATGGAGAAATGGAAACGACTGATGATGTTCGGGATGTTTTCCGATATATTGATGCCCTAGATTCCACTGTATCTTTTTTAACATATACAGGCACTGAAATTAACGAAGAAACTCTTAAGCAGCTATTAAATGATTACGGGCTTACAAAAGAAGAGCTCATTTCCCTGCTTGAGGAGAACGATGACTCCCTTGAAAACTACGAATATATTGAGGACCTTGATATCATGGTTTCCATTTATTTAGGTGGAGATGAATTGCCTGGTGAAGACGAAATGAACCAAATACTCGCAGATATAGATCTTACCGATGAAGAACTTGAAGCATTATTTGCACATTTTATGACTTTGGATTTCGAGAACCCAGACTTGCTTGATAAAATGATGGACCTTGAAAGCCGTTTAATGGCATTTGGCGAGTTTGATAGTGCCGGGGATTTAACAGAAGCAGAAATAGCTGAACTTATCAGCATTATGCAGGAAATGATGGATCTATTCCAGCTTGATGCCGAGTTTTATCTTGTGAAAGATGGCGAAAAAACCCATTTAACAACAGCTGAAATGGTTGCTTTGGAAGAAACAAAAGGCCATGACCTGCTTATTGAACTTTATAATACTCAAGGCCAGTTCCTGGCAGATATGATTATTACAGCTGAGATGTTCAGTTCAGAGCTAATTGAAGACACAGTGACTGATTTGAATCAGGCGGAAACTGTTATCAAAAAGCAGGGTCCTGCTAAAGTCAAACCAGTTTCCAAACACCCAAAAACTGTAAAAGGCGGAAAACTGCCAAACACAGCAGGCAACTATATTGAAGGAGTATTAGCAGGCATCGGTCTGATCCTTATAGGGATGGCCATTTTACACAGACGGAAAGTGAGAGCTGCGTGA
- a CDS encoding class D sortase — protein MKRKLTLKGAIGLTFILGGIWIAASNFMPYLNSQKTSAHIDPSSTGKTDVKTEQKTEQHSLYTVRPEMGEEMGVLSIPKISAHLPIFHGTDEDELEKGVGHYAGSVLPGEEDNSVLSGHRDTVFRKLGEVDIGDLLVVNTSAGEFTYKVRKVRIVDADDRTVIVPKPRATLTVTTCYPFDFIGDAPQRYILIGDLVRK, from the coding sequence GTGAAAAGGAAACTTACATTAAAAGGAGCTATTGGTCTAACGTTTATTTTGGGTGGAATTTGGATTGCCGCTTCAAATTTTATGCCATATTTGAATAGCCAAAAAACTTCAGCCCATATAGATCCCTCCAGCACTGGAAAAACAGATGTGAAGACTGAACAAAAAACGGAACAGCATAGCCTATACACTGTCCGTCCTGAAATGGGAGAAGAAATGGGCGTACTATCAATACCTAAAATATCGGCCCATCTTCCAATCTTCCATGGTACGGACGAAGATGAGTTAGAAAAGGGTGTTGGCCATTATGCCGGCAGCGTCCTTCCAGGAGAAGAAGACAATTCAGTCCTTTCCGGCCACCGGGATACAGTCTTTCGCAAACTTGGAGAAGTAGACATTGGCGATTTGCTTGTCGTGAACACTTCTGCTGGTGAATTTACCTATAAAGTTCGTAAAGTAAGAATCGTCGATGCAGACGACAGAACCGTAATTGTACCTAAGCCGAGAGCAACTCTTACTGTCACAACCTGTTATCCTTTTGACTTTATTGGCGATGCACCACAGAGATATATCCTCATTGGAGATCTTGTAAGAAAATGA
- a CDS encoding YebC/PmpR family DNA-binding transcriptional regulator: MGRKWNNIKEKKASKDANTSRVYSKFALEIYVVAKQGEPDPEANQALKFVLERAKTYNVPRNIIDRAIEKAKGGAEENYDELRYEGFGPSGSMIIVDALTNNVNRTASNVRAAFGKNGGNMGVSGSVSYMFDSTAVIGIEGKSEEEVLEILMEADVDARDILEEDDTVIIYAEPDQFHAVQEAFKSAGINEFAVAELTMLPQNEVTLEADAQAQFEKLIDALEDLEDVQRVYHNADLGE, translated from the coding sequence ATGGGCCGTAAATGGAACAATATTAAAGAAAAGAAAGCATCAAAAGACGCAAATACGAGCCGTGTATATTCCAAGTTTGCACTTGAAATATATGTGGTTGCCAAGCAAGGGGAGCCTGATCCGGAAGCAAACCAGGCTTTAAAATTTGTGCTCGAACGTGCAAAAACATATAACGTGCCAAGAAATATCATTGATCGTGCAATTGAAAAAGCAAAAGGCGGAGCGGAAGAAAACTATGATGAGCTTCGCTATGAAGGATTCGGGCCTAGCGGATCCATGATAATAGTCGATGCATTGACTAATAACGTAAATCGCACAGCTTCTAACGTACGTGCTGCATTCGGAAAAAATGGCGGGAATATGGGCGTGAGCGGATCCGTTTCCTATATGTTCGACTCAACCGCAGTTATCGGCATTGAAGGCAAATCGGAGGAAGAAGTCCTGGAAATCCTGATGGAAGCAGACGTAGATGCACGTGATATTCTGGAAGAAGATGATACGGTAATCATTTATGCAGAACCCGATCAGTTTCATGCAGTTCAGGAAGCATTCAAGTCAGCAGGCATCAATGAGTTTGCTGTTGCTGAATTAACAATGCTCCCGCAAAATGAAGTCACCCTTGAGGCTGATGCACAGGCTCAATTTGAAAAGCTGATTGACGCCCTTGAAGATCTGGAAGATGTCCAGAGAGTTTATCATAATGCAGACCTAGGTGAATAA
- a CDS encoding Gfo/Idh/MocA family protein, with protein MLKEKIKVGLIGMGAVGERILRQFRQHEEFEIAALCDRKADRLDKFKAELPDAAIHTNHFDLLKDETIKLIYLGVPPKWHHSISMDIIKSGKHLLCEKPLANSIEEAKEMYEAAENAGIIHTMNFPMAYSPAFKMFREKIQNGELGEIKKVELHLQFTQWPREWQQNDWISSREQGGFIREVAPHFVHMILDTFGELLHVRSFVEYPDNEHLCETSFTTSLKLSGGIPVLLNGIAGIGQKEHLSFKVFGEKGTLDMQNWSVLVQSTSENSGEILRLDEPENSLPAELCKAIRGEHALLVSFKEGYQVQKVLEKILLS; from the coding sequence ATGTTGAAGGAAAAGATTAAAGTTGGATTAATAGGAATGGGTGCCGTAGGGGAAAGGATACTGCGTCAATTTCGGCAGCATGAGGAGTTTGAGATTGCAGCGCTTTGTGATCGAAAAGCCGATCGATTAGATAAATTTAAAGCTGAGCTGCCAGATGCAGCGATACATACAAATCATTTCGATCTGCTCAAGGACGAAACGATAAAACTCATCTATTTAGGTGTTCCGCCAAAATGGCATCATTCAATTAGCATGGATATTATAAAGAGCGGCAAGCATCTTCTTTGTGAAAAGCCCCTGGCCAATTCCATTGAAGAGGCGAAGGAAATGTATGAAGCTGCTGAAAATGCAGGAATCATCCATACCATGAATTTTCCAATGGCATACAGCCCAGCCTTTAAAATGTTTAGGGAAAAGATACAGAATGGTGAACTGGGTGAGATTAAGAAGGTAGAACTGCACCTGCAATTTACACAATGGCCGCGTGAATGGCAGCAGAACGATTGGATTTCCAGCAGGGAACAGGGAGGCTTTATCCGGGAAGTAGCTCCTCACTTTGTTCATATGATTCTGGACACCTTCGGAGAGCTGCTCCATGTCCGTTCTTTTGTGGAATATCCGGATAATGAACATCTATGTGAAACCAGCTTTACCACATCATTGAAGCTTTCAGGCGGCATTCCTGTTCTATTAAACGGTATAGCGGGAATTGGACAAAAAGAACATCTGTCTTTTAAGGTTTTTGGTGAAAAGGGCACGTTGGATATGCAGAACTGGAGTGTTCTTGTACAGAGTACGTCCGAAAACAGCGGAGAAATTTTAAGGCTTGATGAGCCGGAAAACAGTCTGCCTGCAGAACTCTGCAAAGCAATAAGAGGAGAACACGCATTATTGGTTTCCTTTAAAGAAGGGTATCAGGTGCAGAAGGTACTGGAAAAAATCCTATTAAGCTAA
- a CDS encoding cytochrome P450, producing the protein MTNRNIPHDKNLDNSLTLLQEGYLFIKNRTEKYQSDLFEARLLGEKVLCISGEEAAKVFYDDSLFQRKGAAPKRIQKSLFGENAIQSMDGEAHIHRKLLFMSLMTPPHQKRLTKLAIQEWEALIPKWEGAKHVVLFDEAKKLLTRIACKWAGVPLKESELEERAEDFYAMVDAFGAAGPRHWKGRRARSRTEEWVKSIMEGVRNGTYSAEKGSALYEMAFHKELNGRQLDVQMASVELINVLRPIVATATFIVFAAVAVHEYPEVKQQLQSGPPEYLEMFAQEVRRYYPFGPFLGARARKNFTWKEAEITEGMLVLLDMYGTNHDERLWSSPNEFRPERFKDWDGSLFDFIPQGGGDPAKGHRCPGEGITVEIIKTSINFLVNFLNYNVPVQNLNFSLSRMPSLPESGFVMDNIRKK; encoded by the coding sequence ATGACTAATCGTAACATCCCCCATGACAAAAACCTTGATAACAGCCTCACATTATTACAGGAAGGGTATCTATTCATTAAAAACAGAACAGAAAAGTACCAATCTGATCTATTTGAAGCACGCCTGCTGGGCGAAAAAGTTCTTTGTATAAGCGGAGAAGAAGCTGCAAAGGTATTTTATGATGACAGTCTATTCCAGCGAAAAGGTGCTGCGCCCAAAAGGATACAGAAGTCACTTTTTGGCGAAAATGCTATTCAGTCGATGGATGGTGAAGCACATATTCACAGAAAGCTTCTGTTCATGTCACTAATGACACCTCCACATCAAAAAAGGCTCACCAAGCTTGCCATACAGGAGTGGGAAGCATTAATCCCAAAATGGGAAGGAGCCAAGCATGTCGTTCTTTTTGATGAGGCGAAAAAGCTATTAACCCGCATTGCATGCAAGTGGGCAGGAGTCCCCCTTAAGGAATCGGAATTAGAGGAGCGTGCTGAAGATTTTTATGCGATGGTTGATGCTTTTGGTGCTGCAGGGCCTCGTCACTGGAAAGGCCGGAGAGCTCGATCCCGTACGGAAGAATGGGTAAAATCGATTATGGAAGGTGTACGCAATGGTACATACAGTGCAGAAAAAGGTTCCGCACTGTATGAAATGGCTTTTCACAAAGAACTTAACGGCAGACAGCTTGATGTTCAGATGGCTTCGGTTGAATTAATTAATGTGCTGCGTCCAATTGTGGCCACTGCAACCTTTATTGTCTTCGCTGCCGTTGCTGTACATGAATATCCGGAAGTGAAACAGCAGCTGCAATCCGGGCCTCCGGAATATCTTGAGATGTTTGCTCAGGAAGTAAGACGCTATTATCCGTTTGGTCCTTTCCTTGGTGCAAGGGCCAGAAAGAATTTCACATGGAAAGAAGCTGAGATCACAGAAGGAATGCTTGTGCTGCTTGATATGTATGGTACAAACCATGATGAGCGGCTTTGGTCGTCACCGAATGAATTCAGGCCAGAAAGATTTAAAGATTGGGATGGAAGCCTTTTCGATTTTATTCCCCAGGGCGGTGGCGATCCTGCCAAAGGACACCGCTGTCCAGGTGAGGGCATTACGGTTGAGATTATAAAAACGAGTATAAATTTTCTGGTGAATTTTTTAAACTACAATGTTCCAGTTCAAAATTTAAACTTCAGCCTGTCCCGAATGCCTTCATTGCCAGAAAGCGGATTTGTCATGGATAATATTAGAAAGAAGTAA